The following are from one region of the Sphingomonas oryzagri genome:
- a CDS encoding lipopolysaccharide biosynthesis protein — MRRLGPMVSAIGLRYSAIIIQFALVLLVSRHTSTTTAGTYFIIFGWVNSTYFIAGLGLPDGLVREISHLASTGGEAAIRPLMLRAVGLFAVLTLATAAAGILGAQAFGFAPGLVLWVAAWWLCYAINFFCAQSLLALGRPTAGSFFFYPALNISLLFTLFPYLLFTRNEPVEHLLAAAITGAAPMALIAGSALATALRRMDRPAGTEAPPVALGAVMSLGFRIAVARVAQTAIYWIPTWIAGGVLMPAAAAVLGLAARLNNAVAAVMAAIRFIVRPQIVAAAARDDWQTISRNARMISTLASGAVLLAILVYLAIGRPLIVGIFGASYAGAFLPLLILLFGTLAEATGGVVDEVLKMTGNASFVLGTLLCVVAGEALFSWAGGRHGLLWLAAAQSLALACLYGTQISFAKWRRGVLLLPMLSPATMKGAVRALRQRTA; from the coding sequence TTGCGCAGGCTCGGCCCGATGGTCTCGGCGATCGGCCTGCGCTATTCGGCGATCATCATCCAGTTCGCGCTCGTGCTGCTGGTGTCGCGCCACACCAGCACCACCACGGCGGGCACCTATTTCATCATCTTCGGCTGGGTGAACTCCACCTACTTCATCGCCGGCCTGGGCCTGCCGGACGGGCTGGTGCGCGAAATCTCGCACCTCGCCAGCACCGGCGGCGAAGCGGCGATCCGACCACTGATGCTGCGCGCGGTCGGTCTGTTCGCGGTGCTGACCCTGGCGACCGCCGCCGCCGGCATCCTCGGTGCGCAGGCGTTCGGCTTCGCACCGGGCCTCGTCCTGTGGGTGGCGGCCTGGTGGCTGTGCTACGCGATCAACTTCTTTTGCGCGCAGAGCCTGCTGGCGCTCGGACGGCCGACCGCCGGCAGCTTCTTCTTCTATCCGGCGCTGAACATCTCGCTGCTGTTCACCCTGTTTCCCTATCTGCTGTTCACCCGCAACGAACCGGTGGAGCATCTGCTGGCGGCGGCGATCACCGGCGCCGCACCTATGGCGCTCATCGCCGGTTCGGCGCTCGCCACGGCGCTTCGGCGAATGGATCGGCCGGCGGGCACGGAGGCGCCGCCCGTAGCACTCGGCGCGGTGATGTCGCTCGGCTTCCGCATCGCGGTGGCGCGCGTGGCGCAGACGGCGATCTACTGGATCCCGACATGGATCGCGGGCGGTGTGCTGATGCCGGCGGCGGCGGCCGTCCTCGGTCTCGCGGCGCGCCTCAATAACGCGGTGGCGGCGGTGATGGCGGCGATCCGCTTCATCGTGCGCCCGCAGATCGTCGCCGCCGCCGCGCGCGACGACTGGCAGACGATCAGCCGCAACGCGCGGATGATCTCCACGCTGGCATCGGGCGCGGTGCTGCTCGCGATCCTGGTCTATCTGGCGATCGGGCGGCCGCTGATCGTCGGCATCTTCGGCGCATCCTATGCGGGCGCGTTCCTGCCGCTGCTGATCCTGCTGTTCGGCACGCTGGCGGAGGCGACCGGCGGCGTCGTCGACGAGGTGCTGAAGATGACGGGCAATGCCAGCTTCGTTCTGGGCACCCTGCTCTGCGTCGTCGCGGGCGAAGCGCTGTTCTCCTGGGCCGGCGGGCGGCACGGGCTGCTGTGGCTGGCGGCCGCTCAATCGCTGGCTCTCGCCTGCCTCTATGGCACCCAGATCAGCTTCGCGAAGTGGCGGCGGGGCGTGCTGCTGCTGCCGATGCTCAGCCCCGCGACGATGAAGGGGGCCGTGCGCGCACTCCGCCAGCGCACGGCCTGA
- a CDS encoding nucleotide sugar dehydrogenase — translation MQIAIFGLGYVGATAAACLASQGHRVIGVDPNPDKVSKIMSGVAPITEPGLDDLTAAGVKDGLLSAVSIADKDVVSSDLIIVCVGTPSAVDGSHNMSFIAEVSRQIALQLKDAPDARPVVAYRSTVRPGTIEEMIQPIFDDVLGTDSDRVELVYNPEFLRESVAIADFFAPPKIVVGTKTGERCAAIDGINEGIEAPVFYVKYREAEITKFVDNTFHAVKTAFANEIGRVCTKLGVSASEVHRIFVSDTKLNVSPYYLRPGGAFGGSCLPKDVRALQHMSRLVGGSTGLIDSLIVSNEAHKQFLFELCSQGLTHGAKVLMLGLAFKDKSDDLRESPNIDIARYLLTAGYELSIFDPYVTPGNLVGQNLGVLSRSPFIRKLLKSQAEIEAETYDVVIDTRSIAGNYKLDAARIVDINRLA, via the coding sequence ATGCAAATCGCCATTTTCGGATTGGGCTATGTGGGCGCAACCGCAGCGGCCTGCCTGGCGAGCCAGGGCCACCGCGTCATCGGCGTCGATCCGAACCCCGACAAGGTTTCAAAGATCATGTCCGGCGTGGCGCCGATCACCGAGCCTGGCCTCGATGACCTGACCGCCGCCGGCGTGAAGGATGGCCTGCTCAGCGCCGTGTCCATTGCCGACAAGGATGTCGTTTCCAGCGATCTCATCATCGTGTGCGTCGGCACGCCGAGCGCGGTCGACGGGTCGCATAACATGAGCTTCATCGCCGAGGTCTCGCGACAGATCGCGCTGCAGCTCAAGGACGCGCCCGACGCGCGCCCGGTGGTCGCCTACCGCTCGACCGTGCGCCCCGGCACGATCGAGGAGATGATCCAGCCAATCTTCGACGACGTTCTCGGCACCGATTCCGACCGCGTCGAGCTGGTCTACAATCCCGAATTCCTGCGTGAATCGGTCGCCATCGCCGATTTCTTCGCGCCGCCCAAGATCGTCGTCGGCACGAAGACCGGCGAGCGCTGCGCCGCGATCGACGGGATCAACGAGGGCATCGAGGCACCGGTCTTCTACGTGAAGTATCGCGAGGCCGAGATCACCAAGTTCGTGGACAACACCTTCCACGCCGTGAAGACCGCTTTCGCCAACGAGATCGGCCGCGTCTGCACCAAGCTGGGCGTCAGCGCGAGCGAGGTGCACCGCATCTTCGTGTCGGACACCAAGCTGAACGTCTCGCCTTATTATCTGCGCCCCGGCGGCGCGTTCGGCGGCTCCTGCCTGCCCAAGGACGTGCGCGCGCTGCAGCACATGTCCCGCCTCGTCGGCGGATCGACCGGGCTGATCGACTCGCTGATCGTCTCGAACGAGGCGCACAAGCAGTTCCTGTTCGAGCTGTGCTCGCAGGGCCTGACCCATGGCGCCAAGGTGCTGATGCTGGGCCTCGCCTTCAAGGACAAGAGCGACGATCTGCGCGAAAGCCCCAACATCGACATCGCCCGCTACCTGCTGACCGCGGGCTACGAGCTGTCGATCTTCGATCCCTACGTCACGCCCGGCAATCTGGTCGGCCAGAATCTCGGCGTACTGTCGCGGTCGCCCTTCATCCGCAAGCTGCTGAAGAGCCAGGCCGAGATCGAGGCGGAAACCTACGACGTCGTGATCGACACGCGCAGCATCGCCGGCAACTACAAGCTGGACGCCGCGCGCATCGTCGACATCAACCGCCTCGCCTGA
- a CDS encoding glycosyltransferase — translation MGASLPKQMNVEPAARPLRIAFVYSRLPFPMMRGDQLTVSHLLSFLAARGHTVDFHTLATGGKVEPAQREWLDKACRTVRFYDQPKIAMLLGMVRALFTGIPFQVGLFHNAKLAADLEAGIGAGDYDIAYCYYLRTSPAIPDPTRSSAKGWRSFLAMQLSQTLNARRIFENETNLAKRIFYFFEAKRLARYEARIWRKFSRTVLIGPADVAAIREECRRQGMPEIDNWVYGAHGTDTERFQPATREEMVPNRVVFSGSMLYQPNIQAALWFVQRCWPAIRAAVPDAEFIIQGRDPVPEIQRLAGKDGIVVTGTVPDVGAMIRSATVCVNPMLAAGGMQNKLIEYMACGKATVATAVANEGIRAPADTLISADEPEAISEAIIALLRDPDAAHALGQRARAYASRDWTWEKHFLDLEQAFYDSLEDRGQ, via the coding sequence ATGGGCGCGAGCCTTCCCAAGCAGATGAATGTGGAGCCGGCCGCCCGGCCGCTCCGCATCGCCTTCGTCTACAGCCGCCTGCCCTTCCCGATGATGCGCGGCGACCAGCTGACCGTCTCGCACCTGCTGAGCTTCCTCGCCGCGCGCGGCCACACGGTCGATTTCCACACGCTCGCCACCGGCGGCAAGGTGGAGCCGGCGCAGCGCGAATGGCTGGACAAGGCCTGCCGCACGGTGCGCTTCTACGACCAGCCCAAGATCGCCATGCTGCTCGGCATGGTGCGCGCGCTGTTCACCGGCATCCCCTTCCAGGTCGGCCTGTTCCACAACGCCAAGCTCGCGGCCGATCTGGAAGCGGGCATCGGTGCGGGCGACTATGACATCGCCTATTGCTATTATCTGCGCACCTCGCCCGCGATCCCCGATCCGACGCGGTCGTCCGCGAAGGGCTGGCGCTCGTTCCTGGCGATGCAGCTTTCGCAGACGCTGAACGCGCGGCGGATCTTCGAGAACGAGACCAACCTCGCCAAGCGCATCTTCTATTTCTTCGAGGCCAAGCGGCTCGCCCGCTACGAGGCGCGGATCTGGCGGAAGTTCAGCCGGACGGTGCTGATCGGCCCGGCCGACGTCGCCGCGATCCGCGAGGAATGTCGGCGGCAGGGCATGCCGGAGATCGACAATTGGGTCTACGGCGCACACGGCACCGACACCGAGCGTTTCCAGCCCGCGACGCGCGAGGAGATGGTGCCCAACCGCGTCGTCTTCTCCGGTTCGATGCTCTATCAGCCGAACATCCAGGCGGCGTTGTGGTTCGTGCAGCGCTGCTGGCCGGCGATCCGCGCCGCCGTGCCGGACGCGGAGTTCATCATCCAGGGGCGTGACCCCGTGCCGGAAATCCAGCGCCTGGCCGGCAAGGACGGCATCGTGGTGACCGGCACCGTGCCCGATGTCGGCGCGATGATCCGCTCCGCCACGGTCTGCGTGAACCCGATGCTCGCCGCCGGCGGAATGCAGAACAAGCTGATCGAATATATGGCGTGCGGCAAGGCGACGGTCGCCACCGCGGTCGCCAACGAGGGCATCCGCGCACCTGCCGACACGCTGATCAGCGCCGACGAGCCGGAAGCGATCAGCGAGGCGATCATCGCGTTGCTGCGCGATCCCGATGCGGCCCACGCGCTCGGCCAGCGCGCCCGCGCCTACGCTTCGCGCGACTGGACGTGGGAGAAGCACTTCCTCGATCTGGAGCAGGCCTTCTACGATTCGCTGGAAGATCGCGGCCAATGA
- a CDS encoding GumC family protein: MNKQIALHPDLDDDLLDVMEPDNGGSVSDELSRNLRALWSTFYRNRLLIAAIVGVFMLIGLGVTMLMTPKYRATTSIQIDQQSTNVLGNTDQNSVDPAAAWQDADRFLQTQVDVLQSRAMAITVMQDLNLNANDDFIHQMGGKPADRPAGPLSLADTKREQILNVLSDGLRVDLPRNSRVADISFTSPDPRLAARVANAFAADFMIFNMKRKFGSSTYARNFLESQLSDTRSKLEQSERALLDYARSAQLLDVSGGIASSTDGSTTGTPRSLTTSNLVQINDAYAQAQAARVQAQQHWEQAAATPPMQLQEVLTNPAVMQLAQLKAQAQAAYQQDLQRHKPDYPQMQQAAAHIAELDRQLNSLATSIRGSIKEQYATALKQEQALSGQVNGLKSSTQNEQSRSVEYNILKRAVDTNRTMYDSLLQRYAEVSAQAGVAANNISQVDVADTPDKPVSPKPLINLALAMILGMMAAAGFVLLRDKFDDSVRTPEDVNSKLGLTFLNSTPMLDQEMTPDEALSDPRSALSEAYSALRTSIELSHKGGAPRTLAVTSTRQSEGKSTSAFAIARNFAKIGRSVVLIDGDLRKPSLHRLANVPNGRGFSNLLARMGSIDEAIQPTETPNLSLISAGPLPPNPAELLSGARLPELINELAERFDVVVIDAPPVLGLADTVLIGSTTEATLFVVEANGSHHGHAKTAVRRLTGNGITIIGALLTKYDARKIGYGYGYGYNYTYSYSYGQPDAPSSSRKWPWSKK; this comes from the coding sequence GTGAATAAGCAGATCGCGTTGCATCCGGACCTGGACGACGACCTCCTGGATGTGATGGAGCCGGATAACGGCGGCTCCGTATCCGACGAGCTTTCCCGCAACTTGCGGGCCTTGTGGTCCACCTTCTACCGGAACCGTCTGCTGATCGCCGCCATCGTCGGCGTGTTTATGCTGATCGGCCTCGGCGTCACCATGCTGATGACGCCGAAATACCGGGCGACCACCAGCATCCAGATCGACCAGCAATCGACCAACGTGCTGGGCAATACGGACCAGAATTCGGTCGATCCGGCTGCGGCGTGGCAGGATGCGGACCGTTTCCTGCAGACGCAGGTGGACGTGCTGCAGAGCCGCGCGATGGCGATCACGGTGATGCAGGACCTCAACCTGAACGCCAATGACGACTTCATCCATCAGATGGGCGGAAAGCCGGCGGATCGTCCGGCGGGTCCGCTGAGCCTGGCCGATACCAAGCGCGAACAGATTTTGAACGTGCTGTCCGATGGGCTGCGCGTCGATCTCCCCCGCAATTCGCGCGTGGCGGACATTTCGTTCACCAGCCCCGATCCGCGGCTCGCGGCGCGCGTCGCGAACGCCTTCGCGGCGGACTTCATGATCTTCAACATGAAGCGCAAGTTCGGCTCGTCGACCTATGCGAGGAACTTCCTCGAAAGCCAGCTGAGCGACACGCGCAGCAAGCTCGAGCAATCGGAGCGCGCTCTGCTCGATTATGCACGCAGCGCCCAGCTGCTCGACGTTTCGGGCGGCATCGCATCGAGCACCGACGGCAGCACGACGGGCACGCCCCGCTCGCTGACGACCTCGAACCTCGTCCAGATCAACGATGCCTATGCGCAGGCGCAGGCCGCGCGGGTGCAGGCTCAGCAGCATTGGGAGCAGGCCGCCGCGACGCCGCCGATGCAGCTTCAGGAAGTGCTGACCAACCCGGCGGTGATGCAGCTGGCGCAGCTGAAGGCGCAGGCGCAGGCGGCGTATCAGCAGGATCTGCAGCGGCATAAGCCCGATTATCCGCAGATGCAGCAGGCCGCGGCGCACATCGCCGAACTGGACCGCCAGCTCAATTCGCTGGCCACATCGATCCGCGGATCGATCAAGGAACAGTATGCGACCGCTCTCAAGCAGGAGCAGGCGCTGAGCGGCCAGGTCAACGGGCTGAAGAGTTCGACCCAGAACGAGCAGAGCCGGTCGGTCGAATACAACATCCTGAAGCGCGCCGTGGACACCAACCGGACGATGTATGACAGCCTGCTGCAGCGCTATGCCGAGGTTTCGGCACAGGCGGGCGTGGCTGCGAACAACATCAGCCAGGTGGACGTCGCCGATACTCCGGACAAGCCGGTATCGCCCAAGCCGCTGATCAATCTGGCCCTGGCCATGATCCTCGGCATGATGGCGGCGGCAGGCTTCGTCCTCCTGCGCGACAAGTTCGACGACTCGGTGCGTACGCCGGAAGACGTCAACTCCAAGCTGGGGCTGACCTTCCTGAACTCGACGCCGATGCTCGACCAGGAGATGACGCCCGACGAGGCCCTGTCCGATCCGCGCTCGGCGCTGTCGGAAGCCTATTCGGCGCTCAGGACCTCGATCGAGCTGAGCCACAAGGGCGGCGCGCCGCGCACTCTGGCGGTCACGTCGACCCGCCAGTCCGAAGGCAAATCCACCAGCGCCTTCGCGATCGCGCGCAACTTCGCGAAGATCGGTCGCTCGGTGGTGCTGATCGACGGCGATTTGCGCAAGCCGTCGCTGCACCGCCTGGCGAACGTTCCCAACGGGCGCGGCTTCTCCAACCTCCTCGCCCGCATGGGCAGCATCGACGAGGCGATCCAGCCGACCGAGACGCCGAACCTGTCGCTCATCTCCGCCGGCCCGCTGCCGCCGAATCCGGCCGAGCTGCTGTCGGGCGCCCGCCTGCCCGAGCTGATCAACGAGCTTGCCGAACGCTTCGACGTGGTCGTTATCGACGCACCGCCGGTGCTGGGCCTTGCCGACACCGTGCTGATCGGGTCCACCACCGAAGCCACGCTGTTCGTGGTCGAGGCGAACGGCTCGCACCATGGCCATGCCAAGACCGCCGTCCGTCGCCTCACCGGCAATGGGATCACGATCATCGGTGCGCTGCTCACCAAGTATGACGCGCGCAAGATCGGCTACGGCTATGGTTACGGATACAATTACACCTATTCCTACTCCTACGGGCAGCCGGACGCGCCGAGTTCGTCCCGCAAGTGGCCCTGGTCCAAGAAGTAG